One stretch of Tribolium castaneum strain GA2 chromosome 5, icTriCast1.1, whole genome shotgun sequence DNA includes these proteins:
- the LOC100142010 gene encoding putative beta-carotene-binding protein, with protein MNLSCTLVLSVLMCIGYASARKIPSYVTLCKRDDPKLEQCFINAVEQIRPYFRAGVPDLFIPPMDPLVIPQAGLNSGDNFKASFKNIQIYYADEFKIEHLKVDLNKVYIDLIVSFPRLRIKSQYNIDGRILILTLKGQGPADGNFTNVGAKLTVDGQRFFKKGKEYIGITNKKLDLSLGKPVFYFDNFFRDNPELNEQTNKIINENIVDILDELRPVVDQTVSEFVFGIVTRLFNRYSMDELFPLN; from the exons ATGAATCTGAGTTGCACTCTCGTTTTGTCGGTGCTTATGTGTATAGGCTATGCTTCTGCGAGAAAAATAC CTTCGTATGTGACTCTATGCAAGCGGGACGACCCAAAGCTGGAACAATGCTTCATAAACGCAGTGGAACAAATCCGGCCGTATTTCCGGGCGGGAGTCCCGGATTTATTTATTCCTCCCATGGACCCCCTTGTTATACCCCAAGCCGGGCTCAACAGCGGCGACAACTTCAAAGCctcgttcaaaaatattcagaTTTATTACGCCGATGAATTTAAAATCGAACATTTAAAAGTGGATCTAAATAAGGTCTACATCGATTTGATTGTCAGTTTTCCGAGATTAAGGATCAAATCTCAGTATAACATCGACGGAAGGATTTTGATTTTGACACTCAAGGGACAGGGGCCTGCTGATGGCAATTTCA CAAATGTGGGTGCGAAATTAACTGTTGATGGGCAAAGATTCTTCAAAAAAGGGAAAGAATATATTGGGATAACGAACAAAAAGCTGGACTTGTCGTTGGGGAAACCTGTGTTCTATTTCGATAACTTTTTCCGAGATAATCCAGAACTGAATGAGCAAACTAATAAGATTATCAACGAAAATATCGTTGATATTTTGGACGAGTTGAGGCCGGTGGTTGACCAGACGGTCTCTGAATTTGTGTTTGGAATAGTGACAAGGTTATTTAACCGGTATTCCATGGATGAACTGTTTcctcttaattaa
- the LOC661721 gene encoding protein takeout isoform X2, whose translation MFPQLARGIPDMNVDPFEPLFLDKVTVSKGSGAITLTGGLYDLVVSGPSNSTPTYTEFDEAKKTWNFGLTLPLLSIKSQYNLKGKILVLPLVGHGACDLKLSNVQTKVTTTVDFPLREGREVVKIDKMQVDFKVGGMKVKLYNLFNGNKVLGQTVNQFINQNALEIIGELKDSIGDSLAGIFTDIMNNVFTKMPTDLWFLSDEEYEKYQKESNSK comes from the exons ATGTTTCCGCAATTAGCAAGAG GCATTCCCGACATGAACGTGGACCCCTTCGAGCCCTTATTTCTGGACAAAGTCACCGTAAGTAAGGGCTCGGGCGCTATCACGCTCACTGGAGGGCTCTACGATTTGGTCGTGTCTGGCCCTTCGAATTCCACGCCGACTTACACCGA aTTTGACGAAGCCAAGAAAACGTGGAATTTCGGCCTAACTTTACCACTACTCTCTATCAAATCTCAATACAACCTCAAGGGAAAAATCCTGGTTTTGCCCTTAGTGGGACACGGGGCCTGTGACCTGAAATTGTCAAATGTGCAAACTAAGGTCACCACCACCGTGGATTTCCCGCTCCGGGAGGGTCGCGAAGTTgtgaaaattgacaaaatgcAGGTGGACTTTAAAGTTGGAGGGATGAAAGTGAAACTTTATAATCTCTTCAACGgaaataaagttttag gcCAGACTGTTAACCAGTTTATCAACCAAAATGCGCTAGAAATCATCGGAGAGCTGAAAGATAGCATTGGTGATAGCTTGGCTGGTATTTTCACCGACATCATGAACAACGTTTTTACTAAAATGCCGACTGATCTTTGGTTCTTGAGCGATGAAGAATACGAAAAATATCAGAAAGAATCAAATAGCAAGTAG
- the Atg4a gene encoding cysteine protease ATG4B: MDGMFELYLDGSIEPDDIPHTADPVYILGKKYNALQELDTIRQDILSKIWFTYRKNFVPIGGDEGLTTDKGWGCMLRCGQMVLAQALVTLHLGRDWVWEPETKDSTYLKILSKFVDKRQAPFSIHQIAMMGVSENKEVGQWFGPNTVAQVLKKLVKYDEWSAIEMHIALDNTLIISDIRELCLSQGSDGCSSGDWKPLLLIVPLRLGLQEINPIYASGLKKCFQFKQSLGVIGGKPNLALYFIGHVGDEVIYLDPHTTQKSGSVESKETEEEIELDSTYHCKYASRINILSMDPSVAVCFFCNTEGEFNDLCHSIKKDLIEPEKQPLFEITYEKPKQWTPTLDDAVEAADFELSGEYDSEHEFEIL, translated from the exons ATGGACGGCATGTTCGAACTATACCTAGACGGGAGCATTGAGCCCGATGACATCCCCCATACTGCAGACCCCGTCTACATCCTAGGCAAGAAGTACAACGCACTCCAAG AATTGGACACGATCCGCCAAGACATTCTCTCGAAAATCTGGTTCACGTATCGGAAAAATTTCGTTCCAATTGGGGGCGACGAAGGTCTCACCACTGACAAGGGCTGGGGCTGCATGCTACGATGCGGCCAGATGGTTCTGGCGCAAGCCTTGGTCACGCTGCATCTGGGCCGAGACTGGGTCTGGGAGCCCGAAACCAAAGACTCCACTTATCTCAAAATACTTAGCAAATTTGTAGACAAGAGACAAGCGCCGTTTTCCATACACCAGATTGCCATGATGGGGGTGTCGGAAAACAAGGAAGTGGGGCAGTGGTTTGGACCCAACACTGTGGCCCAAGTCTTGAA GAAGTTGGTAAAGTATGACGAGTGGAGTGCAATTGAGATGCACATAGCGTTAGATAATACACTTATTATTAGCGATATAA GAGAGTTGTGCTTAAGTCAGGGGAGTGACGGTTGTAGCAGTGGGGACTGGAAGCCGTTGCTACTTATTGTGCCTTTAAGATTGGGACTGCAAGAAATTAATCCTATTTATGCTAGTGGATTAAAG aaatgtttTCAGTTCAAACAAAGCCTGGGTGTGATCGGTGGCAAACCGAACCTGGCGCTGTATTTCATAGGACATGTAGGAGACGAAGTAATATATCTAGACCCGCACACGACGCAGAAATCCGGTTCCGTGGAAAGCAAAGAAACGGAAGAAGAAATCGAGCTGGATTCCACCTACCACTGTAAATACGCTTCTAGAATAAACATACTCAGCATGGATCCCTCAGTGGCTGTG TGCTTTTTCTGCAACACTGAAGGCGAGTTCAACGATTTGTGTCACTCGATCAAGAAAGACCTCATCGAGCCCGAAAAACAGCCGCTATTCGAAATCACTTATGAGAAACCCAAACAGTGGACGCCGACGCTGGACGACGCCGTGGAGGCTGCCGATTTCGAGCTATCCGGAGAGTACGATTCCGAGCacgaatttgaaattttgtaa
- the LOC661763 gene encoding protein takeout isoform X1 → MCNKKLIVFNVFIIYNFAVFTTVRGKPKLPSFIKVCRRSDPHLSDCIKNSVENLRPLLARGIPEFDIPSCEPLCIPEVVIDQGSGAVAVRSTYRDIKVYGPSKFVLKYVKIDMERDRIRIKLWLPRLELTSRYAMEGRILMMPISGTGTSRGNYSNIDATVIMQGQRVHKDNETYFNIKDFYVDFNIGHATIQLDDLFNGDKELGEAMNLFLNDNWKNVANEIKPVLEDTIASIFKKFSNKIYHKYPLNLLLPK, encoded by the exons AtgtgtaataaaaaactgattgtttttaatgttttcattatttacaaCTTTGCGGTTTTCACCACAGTTCGAGGAAAACCAAAATTGC CTTCGTTTATAAAAGTATGTCGACGTTCGGATCCCCATCTCAGCGATTGCATAAAAAATTCCGTCGAAAATTTGCGTCCACTTCTCGCTCGAGGAATCCCGGAATTTGATATCCCGAGCTGTGAGCCACTGTGTATACCAGAAGTGGTCATTGATCAAGGCTCTGGGGCTGTAGCTGTTAGGTCAACTTATCGAGACATTAAAGTTTATGGGCCGTCCAAGTTTGTGCTCAAATATGTTAA AATCGACATGGAAAGGGACAGAATAAGGATAAAGCTGTGGCTGCCGCGTTTGGAGCTGACCAGCAGATATGCGATGGAAGGACGAATTCTGATGATGCCCATTTCGGGCACAGGAACCAGTCGAGGAAACTACT CCAATATCGACGCCACCGTCATCATGCAAGGCCAGAGGGTGCACAAAGACAACGAGACCTATTTTAACATAAAGGACTTTTACGTGGACTTCAACATCGGACATGCGACAATTCAGCTCGACGATCTCTTCAACGGTGACAAAGAGTTAG GTGAGGCAATGAATCTGTTTCTGAACGACAACTGGAAAAATGTCGCAAATGAGATCAAACCTGTTCTAGAAGACACAATTGCcagcatttttaaaaagttctcGAACAAAATCTACCACAAGTACCCTTTGAATCTACTTTTACCCAAATGA
- the LOC661763 gene encoding protein takeout isoform X2, producing the protein MCNKKLIVFNVFIIYNFAVFTTVRGKPKLPSFIKVCRRSDPHLSDCIKNSVENLRPLLARGIPEFDIPSCEPLCIPEVVIDQGSGAVAVRSTYRDIKVYGPSKFVLKYVKIDMERDRIRIKLWLPRLELTSRYAMEGRILMMPISGTGTSRGNYSNIDATVIMQGQRVHKDNETYFNIKDFYVDFNIGHATIQLDDLFNGDKELGKW; encoded by the exons AtgtgtaataaaaaactgattgtttttaatgttttcattatttacaaCTTTGCGGTTTTCACCACAGTTCGAGGAAAACCAAAATTGC CTTCGTTTATAAAAGTATGTCGACGTTCGGATCCCCATCTCAGCGATTGCATAAAAAATTCCGTCGAAAATTTGCGTCCACTTCTCGCTCGAGGAATCCCGGAATTTGATATCCCGAGCTGTGAGCCACTGTGTATACCAGAAGTGGTCATTGATCAAGGCTCTGGGGCTGTAGCTGTTAGGTCAACTTATCGAGACATTAAAGTTTATGGGCCGTCCAAGTTTGTGCTCAAATATGTTAA AATCGACATGGAAAGGGACAGAATAAGGATAAAGCTGTGGCTGCCGCGTTTGGAGCTGACCAGCAGATATGCGATGGAAGGACGAATTCTGATGATGCCCATTTCGGGCACAGGAACCAGTCGAGGAAACTACT CCAATATCGACGCCACCGTCATCATGCAAGGCCAGAGGGTGCACAAAGACAACGAGACCTATTTTAACATAAAGGACTTTTACGTGGACTTCAACATCGGACATGCGACAATTCAGCTCGACGATCTCTTCAACGGTGACAAAGAGTTAGGCAAGTG GTGA
- the LOC661721 gene encoding protein takeout isoform X1 has protein sequence MFHYYVFATILCYFHTKVSGYQVKDAPLLTKRPPWLRVCRRSDPELNTCLNDLFTEMFPQLARGIPDMNVDPFEPLFLDKVTVSKGSGAITLTGGLYDLVVSGPSNSTPTYTEFDEAKKTWNFGLTLPLLSIKSQYNLKGKILVLPLVGHGACDLKLSNVQTKVTTTVDFPLREGREVVKIDKMQVDFKVGGMKVKLYNLFNGNKVLGQTVNQFINQNALEIIGELKDSIGDSLAGIFTDIMNNVFTKMPTDLWFLSDEEYEKYQKESNSK, from the exons ATGTTTCACTATTACGTTTTTGCAACGATTCTGTGCTATTTCCATACAAAAGTCTCCGGTTATCAAGTCAAGGATGCTCCGCTCCTCACCAAGAGAC caccCTGGTTGCGAGTATGCCGACGATCGGACCCAGAACTGAACACCTGTCTCAACGACTTATTTACCGAAATGTTTCCGCAATTAGCAAGAG GCATTCCCGACATGAACGTGGACCCCTTCGAGCCCTTATTTCTGGACAAAGTCACCGTAAGTAAGGGCTCGGGCGCTATCACGCTCACTGGAGGGCTCTACGATTTGGTCGTGTCTGGCCCTTCGAATTCCACGCCGACTTACACCGA aTTTGACGAAGCCAAGAAAACGTGGAATTTCGGCCTAACTTTACCACTACTCTCTATCAAATCTCAATACAACCTCAAGGGAAAAATCCTGGTTTTGCCCTTAGTGGGACACGGGGCCTGTGACCTGAAATTGTCAAATGTGCAAACTAAGGTCACCACCACCGTGGATTTCCCGCTCCGGGAGGGTCGCGAAGTTgtgaaaattgacaaaatgcAGGTGGACTTTAAAGTTGGAGGGATGAAAGTGAAACTTTATAATCTCTTCAACGgaaataaagttttag gcCAGACTGTTAACCAGTTTATCAACCAAAATGCGCTAGAAATCATCGGAGAGCTGAAAGATAGCATTGGTGATAGCTTGGCTGGTATTTTCACCGACATCATGAACAACGTTTTTACTAAAATGCCGACTGATCTTTGGTTCTTGAGCGATGAAGAATACGAAAAATATCAGAAAGAATCAAATAGCAAGTAG